The Brevibacillus brevis genome contains a region encoding:
- a CDS encoding DMT family transporter, translating into MKPQVKADLAMILVTLFWGTSYVFMQMGLKDLETFNLIGIRFGIAFLLAAALFHKRLRSTNRKTLLHAFVLGALLFGVFATITNGVKSTTASQAGFLVSLTVIFVPLLSILLRNRPEKRVFVGAGLAMIGIGLLTLSADFRISQGDLLCIVGALFYATHITVTGRWANQSDTIQLGIYQLGFTALLGIVFSFALETPTLPQTTEAWIAVLALSVLCSAIGFVVQTVAQKYTTATHTGVIFSLEPVFAALFAFLVTGETLSVRGYIGAGLVLISVLIAEIDVKSLLRGKQLTKNPTHLS; encoded by the coding sequence ATGAAACCGCAAGTGAAAGCCGATTTGGCTATGATTTTGGTCACCCTGTTTTGGGGAACCTCGTATGTGTTTATGCAAATGGGATTGAAGGATTTGGAGACTTTCAATCTGATCGGCATCCGCTTTGGCATTGCTTTTCTACTGGCAGCCGCCTTGTTCCATAAACGCTTGCGTAGCACGAATCGAAAAACATTGCTTCATGCATTCGTACTTGGTGCTCTCCTTTTTGGGGTTTTTGCCACCATTACGAACGGAGTGAAATCAACGACGGCTTCCCAGGCAGGCTTTCTCGTTAGCTTGACCGTTATCTTTGTTCCGCTCTTATCTATTCTTTTAAGAAACCGTCCTGAAAAAAGAGTCTTTGTAGGCGCTGGACTGGCTATGATCGGCATCGGCCTGCTCACACTAAGCGCTGACTTTCGCATCAGCCAAGGAGACCTTTTGTGCATCGTTGGCGCCCTCTTTTACGCTACACATATTACCGTAACAGGTCGATGGGCCAATCAATCGGATACGATCCAGTTGGGGATTTACCAGCTTGGCTTTACGGCTCTGCTGGGCATTGTTTTTTCATTTGCGCTGGAGACTCCTACATTGCCGCAGACGACAGAGGCTTGGATCGCCGTGCTCGCCCTTAGCGTATTGTGCAGCGCAATTGGCTTTGTGGTACAAACGGTGGCCCAAAAATATACGACCGCCACGCACACGGGTGTTATTTTTTCCTTGGAGCCAGTCTTTGCTGCCCTGTTTGCCTTCTTGGTCACAGGCGAAACACTGTCTGTTCGCGGGTACATAGGCGCAGGTCTCGTTTTGATCAGTGTGCTGATTGCAGAAATCGATGTGAAGAGCTTGCTGCGCGGAAAGCAGCTGACCAAAAACCCGACTCACTTGTCCTGA
- a CDS encoding LysR family transcriptional regulator, with the protein MSLNKFEVVITVIESGSLTKAGEILGLTQSAVSHAIASLEREFGFSLLTRGRSGISLTSNGERLLPYMRETLRCHERMKQEVFAINGLEVGTVRIGTFTSVSTQWLPGILKRFQDQYPEIEIRLMEGYYDGIESWIQTGEIDFGFVSLPTTEDLECIPLKKDQMYLLVTEEHPLYKEERVHVSRLAEEIFIMPKTGCDNDIQRLLAQYQIEPRIKYEVGDDHAIIAMVQNGLGISILPEMILFRLPANIRMIPLEGEHYRSLGVAATSFSKQSPAAKRFLQFVTDWVNEQQA; encoded by the coding sequence GTGAGTTTGAACAAGTTTGAGGTAGTGATCACCGTTATTGAGTCGGGGAGCTTAACCAAAGCTGGAGAAATATTAGGTCTGACACAATCAGCGGTCAGCCATGCGATAGCGAGTCTGGAGCGGGAATTTGGATTTTCACTTTTGACCAGAGGACGATCAGGCATTAGCCTCACGAGTAATGGGGAGCGACTGCTTCCATACATGCGTGAGACTCTGCGCTGTCATGAGCGTATGAAACAAGAGGTGTTTGCCATCAACGGGTTGGAGGTCGGAACGGTGAGAATTGGAACGTTCACGAGTGTATCCACGCAATGGCTTCCCGGAATCCTCAAGCGGTTTCAAGATCAGTATCCGGAGATCGAGATTAGGCTGATGGAAGGGTATTACGATGGAATTGAGAGCTGGATTCAAACAGGAGAGATTGATTTCGGCTTCGTCTCCTTACCAACAACAGAGGATTTGGAATGTATCCCTTTAAAAAAGGATCAGATGTATTTGCTGGTGACAGAGGAACACCCGCTCTACAAAGAGGAGCGGGTGCATGTGAGCCGATTGGCCGAAGAGATATTTATCATGCCGAAGACAGGCTGTGACAATGATATACAGCGCTTGCTGGCCCAGTATCAGATCGAGCCCCGAATCAAATATGAAGTGGGAGATGATCACGCGATTATTGCCATGGTGCAAAATGGACTCGGGATCAGCATTCTTCCGGAAATGATTTTGTTCCGTTTGCCTGCAAATATACGGATGATCCCGCTTGAAGGGGAGCATTACCGTTCGCTGGGGGTGGCAGCAACCTCTTTTTCCAAGCAATCACCGGCTGCCAAACGCTTCTTGCAGTTTGTAACCGATTGGGTAAACGAGCAGCAGGCGTAA
- a CDS encoding YwaF family protein, whose protein sequence is MTSPYLSLFLTGEPFRLFSTSHVITLILVLCLVVLTYLFRQKLQAPTNRLATRYVLAGVLLLSEACYQLWHVYTVSWTAAYTLPLQLCSVTLLLSAVMLMTRSYGLYEITFFAGIGGAMQALLTPELFYPFPHFRFVHFFVAHAGIILACLYMTWVEGYRPTVRSIWKTMGFLNLLLLVALFVNQWTGGNYLFVSRKPDNPSLIDFLGPYPWYIVSLEGVALALFFLLYLPFVRKQPLAKEVRSDLSV, encoded by the coding sequence ATGACCTCACCCTATTTGTCACTTTTCCTGACAGGGGAGCCGTTTCGTCTGTTTTCCACTTCACACGTTATCACCTTGATTCTTGTGCTCTGTCTGGTCGTTCTCACCTATTTATTTCGGCAAAAGCTCCAAGCCCCGACAAATCGACTCGCCACACGTTACGTGCTCGCAGGTGTCTTACTTTTGTCAGAGGCTTGTTATCAGCTTTGGCATGTTTATACCGTGAGCTGGACAGCTGCCTACACATTGCCCTTGCAGCTGTGTAGCGTGACTCTCCTTCTATCTGCCGTGATGCTGATGACGAGAAGCTACGGGCTGTATGAGATTACGTTTTTTGCCGGGATTGGCGGTGCCATGCAGGCATTGCTTACACCCGAGTTGTTTTATCCATTTCCGCATTTTCGCTTTGTGCATTTTTTTGTAGCCCACGCAGGAATCATTCTTGCTTGCCTGTACATGACGTGGGTAGAAGGCTACCGTCCGACTGTCCGTTCGATTTGGAAAACGATGGGCTTTTTAAACCTGCTTTTGCTCGTCGCACTTTTCGTCAACCAATGGACGGGCGGAAATTATTTATTTGTCTCGCGCAAACCGGACAATCCCAGTCTGATTGACTTTTTGGGCCCGTATCCGTGGTACATCGTTTCGTTGGAAGGAGTAGCGCTCGCGTTGTTTTTCTTGCTGTACCTGCCCTTTGTCCGAAAGCAGCCACTGGCGAAGGAAGTCAGGAGCGATTTGTCTGTCTGA
- a CDS encoding Gmad2 immunoglobulin-like domain-containing protein: MKKMLLLLLTIGLLQGCTSGTDSPSTPTEQQKPPVAAEPETPASEPPATTQPPTTPEKPTTEQPAQQETVYANDIFRNVTVKKTAQDTFEIKGQARVFEAVLNYVVEDGHNELTQGFVQASTAAPDWGDFTHTLKVKKAEPNSTLTLILFETSMKDGSRRMELIIPLPE, encoded by the coding sequence ATGAAAAAAATGCTTTTGCTGCTGTTGACGATCGGCTTGCTGCAAGGATGCACGAGTGGCACAGATAGCCCATCCACTCCAACAGAACAACAGAAGCCACCCGTTGCAGCCGAGCCCGAGACACCTGCTTCTGAGCCACCCGCAACCACGCAACCACCTACAACGCCTGAGAAGCCAACAACGGAACAACCAGCTCAACAGGAGACTGTCTATGCCAATGATATTTTCCGCAATGTCACTGTGAAGAAAACCGCCCAAGACACATTCGAAATCAAAGGACAGGCGCGCGTGTTCGAAGCTGTACTCAATTATGTCGTAGAAGATGGACATAACGAGTTGACGCAAGGTTTCGTGCAAGCTTCGACCGCTGCTCCTGATTGGGGAGATTTTACCCATACACTGAAAGTGAAAAAAGCGGAGCCGAACAGCACACTGACACTGATCTTGTTTGAAACAAGCATGAAAGACGGCAGCCGAAGAATGGAACTCATCATCCCGCTCCCGGAATAA
- the aspA gene encoding aspartate ammonia-lyase has product MEQQTFRVEKDFLGEKQIPVDAYYGVQTMRATENFPITGYRLHFSLINAMAMVKKAAAMANMEVSRLNPRLGNAIVAAAEEIMQGKWHDQFIVDPIQGGAGTSINMNANEVIANRGLEMLGEKKGDYFHLSPNTHVNMSQSTNDAFPTAIHIATLTLLEKLLVTMDKMHDAFGQKAREFDDVIKMGRTHLQDAVPIRLGQEFEAYRRVLERDIKRIKQSRQHLYEVNMGATAVGTGLNADPRYITTVVKHLADITGFPLTGAEHLVDATQNTDAYTEVSAALKVCMMNMSKIANDLRLMASGPRAGLGEISLPARQPGSSIMPGKVNPVMAELINQVAFQVIGNDHTICLASEAGQLELNVMEPVLVFNLLQSISIMDNAFDVFTRHCLEGIEANRERMKEYVEKSVGVITAVNPHLGYETAARIAREAILTGKSVRELCLQHNVLTEEELDLILDPFEMTHPGIAGASLLDRD; this is encoded by the coding sequence ATGGAACAACAGACGTTTCGAGTGGAAAAAGACTTTCTTGGCGAGAAGCAAATTCCAGTAGATGCTTATTATGGCGTGCAAACGATGCGAGCAACGGAAAACTTCCCAATCACCGGGTATCGTCTTCATTTTTCCCTCATCAATGCAATGGCAATGGTAAAAAAGGCAGCTGCGATGGCAAATATGGAAGTTTCCAGATTGAATCCGCGGTTAGGCAATGCGATTGTTGCTGCGGCGGAAGAAATCATGCAAGGAAAATGGCATGATCAATTTATCGTCGATCCGATCCAGGGCGGAGCAGGTACTTCTATTAATATGAATGCCAACGAAGTGATCGCGAACCGCGGTCTTGAGATGCTTGGTGAGAAAAAAGGCGATTATTTCCACTTAAGTCCAAATACACATGTCAACATGTCTCAGTCGACCAATGATGCTTTCCCGACAGCGATTCATATTGCAACACTGACCCTGTTGGAAAAGCTGCTCGTGACGATGGATAAGATGCATGATGCATTTGGCCAAAAAGCAAGAGAATTCGATGATGTCATTAAAATGGGCAGAACGCATTTACAGGATGCGGTTCCGATTCGCTTGGGCCAAGAATTCGAAGCATACCGTCGTGTGCTTGAGCGCGACATCAAGCGTATCAAGCAATCTCGTCAGCATTTGTACGAAGTCAATATGGGAGCGACTGCGGTAGGAACGGGATTGAATGCTGACCCTCGTTACATTACGACAGTAGTCAAGCATCTTGCCGATATCACAGGCTTCCCGCTGACAGGTGCGGAGCATCTCGTGGATGCTACACAAAACACAGATGCGTACACAGAAGTATCAGCAGCACTGAAAGTTTGCATGATGAATATGTCTAAAATCGCGAATGACTTGCGTTTGATGGCATCAGGACCTCGAGCTGGACTGGGAGAAATCTCCTTGCCAGCACGTCAGCCGGGCTCCTCGATCATGCCAGGAAAAGTCAATCCTGTCATGGCAGAACTCATCAACCAGGTAGCGTTTCAAGTCATCGGAAATGACCATACGATTTGTTTGGCATCCGAGGCAGGTCAGCTAGAACTGAACGTGATGGAGCCTGTGCTTGTCTTCAACTTGCTGCAATCGATCAGCATTATGGACAATGCATTCGATGTCTTTACGCGTCACTGCTTGGAAGGAATCGAAGCAAACCGCGAGCGCATGAAAGAATACGTGGAAAAAAGCGTAGGCGTCATCACTGCGGTGAATCCTCATCTCGGATATGAGACTGCTGCACGCATTGCCCGCGAAGCCATTTTGACAGGAAAGTCTGTGCGTGAGCTGTGCTTGCAACACAATGTACTGACAGAAGAAGAACTGGATTTGATTCTCGATCCATTTGAAATGACTCATCCAGGTATTGCTGGAGCATCCTTGCTGGATCGCGACTAA
- the pdaA gene encoding delta-lactam-biosynthetic de-N-acetylase, whose translation MKRRFIKSLLIGISLLLTSALPVDSIMASPDHPYHFGFKKSKNGQLPSINEEGFKGIVDRHGAVFLGDTTKKELYLTFDNGYENGFTPKILDTLLAKKVPAIFFVTGHFVKEQPELLKRMAQEGHLIGNHSWSHPDMTTVSNQKIKDELTKVSDAVQQVTGQANMRYLRPPRGIFSDRTLAVTKDLGYTNVFWSVAYKDWDTKVQRGAKYAYDSVMAQLHPGAVILLHSVSKDNAEALGMMIDEARKQGYEFKSLDQLPKK comes from the coding sequence TTGAAAAGACGATTTATCAAAAGCTTGTTGATCGGGATTAGCTTGTTGCTTACAAGTGCCTTGCCAGTTGACTCGATTATGGCCTCACCAGATCACCCGTACCATTTTGGATTTAAAAAGAGCAAAAATGGTCAGTTACCCTCTATCAACGAGGAAGGCTTTAAAGGCATTGTAGATCGTCACGGTGCGGTTTTTTTAGGAGATACCACGAAAAAAGAGCTTTACTTGACGTTTGATAACGGTTATGAAAATGGCTTTACGCCAAAGATTTTAGACACACTTCTCGCGAAAAAAGTCCCTGCCATTTTCTTTGTGACAGGTCATTTTGTGAAGGAACAGCCCGAGTTGTTAAAGCGAATGGCACAAGAGGGACATCTGATCGGCAACCATTCCTGGAGCCATCCCGATATGACAACCGTATCGAATCAGAAAATCAAAGACGAACTGACGAAAGTAAGCGATGCGGTCCAGCAGGTGACCGGACAAGCGAACATGCGTTACTTGCGACCTCCTAGAGGGATTTTCAGCGATCGCACACTTGCTGTAACCAAAGATTTGGGCTATACCAATGTCTTTTGGTCGGTTGCCTATAAGGATTGGGATACCAAAGTCCAGCGTGGGGCAAAATATGCCTATGATAGCGTGATGGCCCAATTGCATCCTGGGGCTGTTATTCTGCTCCATTCTGTCTCCAAAGACAATGCAGAGGCTCTCGGGATGATGATCGATGAAGCACGCAAGCAAGGCTATGAATTCAAGAGCTTGGATCAGCTTCCCAAAAAGTAG
- a CDS encoding DNA primase, with protein MEEWLEQLRDAIGEGAEELEVKIEYEDGTTRHLYFGSDEEDDEDDDEESDDEESDDDEESDDEESDDEESDDEDEDEDEDEDEDEDDDD; from the coding sequence ATGGAAGAATGGTTGGAGCAATTACGTGATGCCATCGGCGAAGGTGCAGAAGAATTGGAAGTGAAAATCGAATACGAAGATGGTACCACGAGACATTTGTACTTCGGCAGTGATGAAGAAGATGATGAAGATGACGACGAAGAATCCGATGACGAAGAATCCGATGATGACGAAGAATCTGATGACGAGGAATCTGATGACGAGGAATCTGATGACGAAGACGAGGACGAAGATGAAGATGAAGACGAAGACGAAGATGACGACGACTAA
- a CDS encoding DEAD/DEAH box helicase yields the protein MSFQVSHQTIKEWCGRLSYERGKTFYRSGNVLVEHFQQEPAWIKTTVNAGKNNYQVTIELDESGMAAVCSCPTLASYDHYCQHIAASLLTMRDLQVDEHPGSYSTSFATRQAGMTTQADSQLTEGLFGLFVDRPIRTSHNRVLLDSRTTLALEIICKIVPYGFRKSMIGIELKLGPKRLYIVKDIRAFLDRVDKQQVYRFSSQFTYDPNLHRFLPEHEAILRELLQIYRTEKIYRETASYHYQEQKHVGGERVLLVPPFTWERLFALLLTAPSVHLQHHDQMYPTFACIDEPPPLHFEFDQTKTDQYQLEVQGFKRITVLEAYGLLLVDGKWHRLPKEQCHSLAELKHLLESHSSERIHIPAEKIEPFMVQVIPALMKLGNVQVAKAVSERVVQFQLKAKLYLDRVRDRLLAGLEFQYGDIVINPLEGYEGGGQRGSELILMRDGEKERQILELMEESAFTRTEGGYFLDDEEAEYDFLYHVVPKLEKLLKVYATTSVKIRIQPLHLPPKVKVDVDERTNWLDFRFDMDGIPESEIRSVIQSVEEKRRYHRLSNGALLPLETKEFEQINRFLDEMGMQYAEQMGSGFQLPAFRGLRLLDIPMQGQSVQLGKSLRQFLENMRNPDNLDFPVPESLQGTLRDYQKFGYQWMKTLAHYGFGGILADDMGLGKTLQSITFLLSVLPEIREQKLPAIIVAPASLLYNWHNEIKKFAPNIRSVIVDGTKEERNQIVNELSEIDVLITSYPLLRRDHAKFEEHSFHTLILDEAQTFKNYVTQTAQTVKRIKAKHRFALTGTPVENRVEELWSIYDAVFPELFPARKEFLELPRETIAKRTRPFLLRRLKTEVLKELPAKIETLQSARLLPEQKKLYVAYLAQLQQETVKHLYNKGFQKNRIKILAGLTRLRQICCHPALFVKEYDGGSAKLEQLFEIIGECKNAGKRVLLFSQFTEMLGIIGRELGYHGVPFFYLDGQTPVAERLDLCNRFNEGERDLFLMSLKAGGTGLNVTGADTVILYDLWWNPAVEQQAADRAHRIGQKNVVQVIRLVAEGTVEEKMYELQQKKKNLIEEIITPGQEAISSLTEQEIRELLMI from the coding sequence ATGAGCTTTCAAGTGAGTCATCAAACGATAAAAGAATGGTGCGGTCGCCTTTCTTATGAAAGAGGAAAGACTTTTTACCGTTCTGGGAACGTGCTTGTGGAGCATTTTCAACAGGAGCCTGCCTGGATCAAAACGACAGTGAACGCAGGAAAAAATAACTATCAAGTCACGATTGAACTGGACGAGTCTGGCATGGCAGCCGTGTGCAGCTGCCCTACTTTAGCGTCGTATGATCATTACTGCCAACATATCGCAGCATCGTTGTTAACTATGCGTGATCTGCAAGTAGATGAGCATCCTGGCAGCTATTCCACTTCCTTTGCAACGAGACAAGCAGGCATGACAACACAGGCCGATTCCCAACTGACAGAGGGACTGTTCGGCTTGTTCGTGGACCGGCCGATTCGGACAAGCCATAATCGCGTGTTACTGGATTCGCGAACAACGCTTGCCTTGGAAATCATATGTAAAATCGTACCGTACGGCTTTCGCAAGAGCATGATCGGAATAGAGCTGAAGCTAGGGCCAAAGAGGTTGTACATCGTAAAGGACATTCGCGCGTTTTTAGACCGGGTCGATAAGCAGCAAGTGTATCGTTTCTCTAGCCAATTTACCTATGATCCGAATTTGCATCGCTTTTTGCCAGAGCATGAAGCCATCCTTCGTGAACTCCTGCAAATTTACCGCACGGAAAAAATATATCGAGAGACAGCAAGCTACCATTATCAGGAACAGAAGCATGTGGGTGGGGAACGGGTTCTACTTGTTCCACCATTTACCTGGGAGCGATTATTTGCTTTGCTACTTACCGCACCGTCTGTTCACCTTCAGCATCATGACCAAATGTATCCAACGTTTGCATGTATCGATGAGCCGCCACCACTCCACTTCGAATTTGACCAGACAAAAACTGATCAATATCAGTTGGAAGTCCAAGGATTCAAGCGAATCACTGTCTTGGAAGCTTACGGATTGTTGCTCGTAGATGGCAAATGGCACCGACTGCCAAAGGAACAATGCCACAGTTTGGCAGAGCTGAAGCACTTGTTAGAATCGCATAGCAGTGAGCGGATTCACATTCCCGCGGAAAAAATCGAGCCATTCATGGTGCAGGTTATCCCGGCCTTGATGAAACTAGGGAACGTGCAAGTTGCAAAGGCTGTCTCGGAACGAGTCGTGCAATTCCAGTTAAAAGCCAAGCTGTATTTGGACAGGGTAAGGGACCGGCTGCTGGCGGGGCTTGAGTTTCAATATGGTGATATCGTCATCAATCCGCTGGAAGGGTATGAAGGAGGAGGGCAACGTGGCAGTGAGCTGATTTTGATGCGTGACGGGGAGAAGGAGCGGCAGATTTTAGAGCTGATGGAGGAAAGTGCCTTTACCCGCACGGAAGGAGGGTATTTTCTAGATGACGAGGAAGCTGAGTACGACTTCCTTTACCACGTCGTCCCTAAGCTGGAAAAGCTGTTAAAGGTATACGCGACAACTTCCGTAAAAATCAGGATTCAGCCTCTCCATCTACCACCAAAAGTAAAAGTGGATGTCGATGAGCGAACAAATTGGCTGGATTTTCGCTTTGATATGGATGGAATACCCGAGTCCGAGATCCGAAGTGTGATCCAATCGGTAGAAGAAAAGCGCAGATATCATCGGCTGTCGAATGGAGCGCTTCTGCCGCTTGAGACAAAGGAATTTGAGCAAATCAATCGTTTCCTAGACGAGATGGGCATGCAATATGCTGAGCAAATGGGAAGTGGTTTTCAACTTCCTGCTTTTCGCGGGCTGCGCTTGCTCGATATACCTATGCAGGGACAGTCTGTTCAGCTAGGCAAATCATTGCGCCAGTTTTTGGAGAATATGCGTAACCCTGATAATCTGGACTTTCCAGTACCCGAGTCTTTGCAGGGGACACTTCGAGATTATCAGAAGTTTGGCTATCAATGGATGAAAACACTGGCACACTACGGCTTTGGGGGAATTCTCGCAGACGATATGGGCCTGGGGAAGACATTGCAAAGTATAACCTTTCTTCTCTCTGTTCTGCCCGAAATCCGAGAACAAAAGCTCCCAGCGATTATCGTGGCTCCTGCCTCTCTTTTATACAATTGGCACAATGAAATCAAAAAGTTCGCGCCAAATATCCGTAGCGTTATTGTGGATGGCACGAAGGAAGAGCGGAATCAAATCGTAAACGAACTGTCAGAAATCGATGTGCTCATTACTTCGTATCCGCTCCTGCGTCGTGATCATGCCAAGTTCGAGGAGCATTCCTTCCACACCTTGATCTTGGATGAAGCGCAGACCTTCAAAAACTATGTCACTCAGACAGCTCAGACAGTAAAGCGTATAAAAGCCAAGCATCGCTTTGCCCTTACAGGAACACCTGTGGAAAACAGGGTAGAGGAGCTGTGGTCCATCTACGATGCTGTTTTCCCTGAGCTTTTTCCGGCACGAAAGGAATTTCTCGAATTGCCGCGAGAGACGATTGCGAAGCGGACGCGTCCATTTTTATTGCGCAGGCTCAAGACCGAGGTACTGAAGGAATTGCCAGCCAAAATTGAAACACTGCAAAGCGCAAGACTCTTGCCAGAACAGAAAAAACTGTATGTGGCCTACTTGGCGCAGCTCCAACAGGAAACAGTGAAGCACCTGTACAATAAAGGTTTTCAAAAAAATCGGATCAAAATTCTCGCAGGCTTGACGAGACTGCGGCAAATATGTTGTCATCCAGCGTTGTTCGTCAAAGAGTATGACGGAGGGTCAGCCAAGCTCGAACAGCTATTCGAGATTATCGGTGAATGCAAAAACGCTGGGAAGCGCGTTCTGCTCTTTTCTCAATTTACGGAGATGCTAGGGATAATCGGACGCGAGCTGGGGTATCACGGTGTCCCGTTTTTCTATCTGGATGGACAGACGCCAGTAGCAGAGAGACTAGATTTGTGCAACCGATTTAACGAGGGAGAGCGGGATTTGTTTCTCATGTCTTTGAAAGCTGGGGGAACAGGATTGAATGTGACGGGAGCGGACACCGTGATTTTGTATGATCTGTGGTGGAATCCCGCTGTGGAACAACAGGCAGCTGATCGTGCCCATCGCATCGGACAAAAAAACGTCGTTCAAGTGATCAGGCTTGTTGCAGAGGGAACGGTCGAAGAGAAGATGTACGAGCTGCAACAAAAAAAGAAAAACTTGATCGAGGAAATCATTACACCGGGGCAAGAAGCAATCTCATCTTTAACCGAGCAAGAAATACGCGAATTGCTGATGATTTAA
- a CDS encoding CotS family spore coat protein — protein MEHYVIKPWDTREGNVETPANWDLTVPPEVDAIAEQVIKEYDMSVKSRTLITSKPDKGGAIWRIETDKGPRSLKVLHRTPERSLYSVAFQEYVVKQGARVPALIPARNGSLYVEKGGKLWIVTDWIALQPATKVDLVGAQELCYGLGEFHRHSKGYVPPAGAKNSSRLYRWPNHYQKIAKKIGWMREVAKAYSETPASKSILAVVDHYEQQAWAALEKLKTSAYPKMIKMGEAHWGLVHQDYGWSNGQNGPGGLWVIDLDGVSYDLPFRDLRKLITSTMDDMGVWDVTWMRGMIEAYHKANPLDRESFEVLLNDMAVPNEFYKHLKEMFYDPEIFLSTEAEGILQRVLTGDKTKDAALAELAKDISKYEPGNYDQITEVVEPQRVASGIKEFLPVAVSTPATEALVEKPKDKKSTKIKVSKDKASKDKVSKDKESKVKGSKDKESKIKEPAREQVAASLPTSEQKPIKSKESQQKGAESEQSSTTRRTRIAFSGNVPFTPSAPLVTTEPRKHVGRNKKRVISSTVSKSNSKKSSKTQSKVKVSINVKAKSPQAKPASQAEKNKKGSVWTSKEQSRTVTSNKSKKVAKSAKPSRKFINNQMKKQRQKSKKTRGN, from the coding sequence ATGGAACACTATGTGATTAAGCCATGGGATACCCGAGAAGGGAATGTGGAAACGCCGGCTAACTGGGATTTGACAGTGCCACCGGAAGTAGATGCGATCGCAGAACAAGTGATCAAAGAGTATGACATGTCGGTGAAGAGTCGTACGCTCATTACTTCCAAGCCAGACAAAGGCGGGGCTATTTGGCGCATCGAGACAGATAAAGGTCCGCGCAGCCTAAAGGTACTGCATCGTACGCCTGAACGCAGTCTCTATAGTGTGGCTTTCCAAGAATACGTCGTCAAACAGGGGGCAAGGGTACCAGCACTGATTCCTGCCCGAAATGGCAGTCTTTATGTGGAAAAAGGCGGGAAACTCTGGATTGTTACCGATTGGATTGCCTTGCAACCGGCAACAAAAGTAGATTTGGTAGGCGCGCAAGAGCTTTGCTATGGTCTTGGTGAATTCCATCGTCATTCGAAAGGCTATGTTCCGCCCGCAGGAGCCAAAAACTCTTCCCGCTTATATCGTTGGCCCAATCACTATCAAAAGATTGCCAAAAAAATCGGGTGGATGCGGGAAGTAGCGAAAGCCTACAGTGAAACCCCAGCAAGTAAATCCATTTTGGCCGTCGTCGATCACTATGAACAGCAAGCATGGGCAGCCTTAGAGAAATTAAAAACATCTGCCTATCCGAAAATGATCAAAATGGGAGAGGCGCACTGGGGATTGGTGCACCAGGATTACGGCTGGTCAAATGGTCAAAATGGTCCCGGAGGGCTTTGGGTGATTGACCTGGATGGCGTGTCATACGATTTGCCGTTTCGGGATTTGCGCAAGCTCATCACCAGTACGATGGATGATATGGGAGTCTGGGATGTTACCTGGATGCGCGGCATGATCGAAGCCTATCATAAGGCAAATCCACTGGATCGCGAATCGTTCGAAGTGCTCTTAAATGATATGGCAGTACCAAACGAATTTTATAAGCATCTCAAAGAGATGTTTTATGATCCCGAGATCTTTTTGTCGACGGAAGCAGAAGGCATTCTGCAGCGAGTTTTGACGGGGGATAAAACGAAAGATGCGGCATTGGCAGAGCTCGCGAAAGACATCAGCAAATACGAACCTGGCAACTATGACCAAATAACGGAAGTGGTAGAACCGCAAAGGGTGGCATCAGGTATCAAGGAATTCTTACCTGTTGCGGTGTCTACACCAGCAACAGAGGCTTTGGTCGAGAAACCGAAAGACAAAAAGTCTACTAAGATCAAGGTGTCTAAGGATAAGGCGTCTAAGGATAAAGTGTCTAAGGATAAAGAGTCAAAGGTCAAGGGATCCAAAGACAAAGAGTCCAAAATCAAGGAGCCTGCACGCGAACAGGTAGCCGCTTCACTTCCGACTTCCGAGCAAAAGCCAATTAAATCGAAAGAAAGCCAGCAAAAAGGGGCAGAGTCAGAACAAAGCAGCACTACCCGCAGAACTCGAATCGCATTTTCGGGAAATGTTCCTTTTACGCCATCAGCGCCACTCGTTACAACAGAACCACGAAAACACGTTGGTCGAAATAAAAAGCGGGTAATAAGCTCTACTGTTTCAAAAAGCAACAGCAAAAAGTCAAGTAAGACTCAAAGCAAAGTAAAGGTCTCTATCAATGTAAAGGCCAAATCTCCACAAGCAAAACCCGCAAGTCAAGCAGAGAAAAACAAAAAAGGATCTGTGTGGACATCTAAAGAGCAGTCCCGGACCGTCACTTCGAACAAGAGCAAGAAGGTTGCCAAGTCGGCGAAACCAAGCCGTAAATTCATCAACAATCAGATGAAGAAGCAGCGTCAAAAATCAAAGAAGACGAGAGGCAACTAA